One window of Triticum dicoccoides isolate Atlit2015 ecotype Zavitan chromosome 5A, WEW_v2.0, whole genome shotgun sequence genomic DNA carries:
- the LOC119301289 gene encoding purple acid phosphatase 23-like isoform X1: MGAMATSTIAGTLHSRHLHCRTLLLLLPYLPIAFLLVDGGGIPTTLDGPFTPATRAFDRSLRQGSEDVPLSDPRLAPRARPPSPEQIALAASADPTSLWVSWVTGRAQVGSHLTPLDPTAVRSEVWYGERPASADTVAHPHHVARGSAEVYSQLYPYPGLLNYTSGVIHHVRLVGLRPSTRYYYRCGDSSLKGGLSDERSFVTLPAPAPDAYPRRVAVVGDLGLTGNSTSTVDHLARNDPSMILMVGDMTYANQYRTTGGRGVPCFSCSFPDAPIRESYQPRWDGWGRFMEPLASRVTMMMTEGNHEIEPQGHGGAATFASYLARFAVPSEESGSNTKFYYSFNAGGIHFIMLGAYVDYNRTGAQYSWLEKDLHKVDRRVTPWVVASWHTPWYNSYSSHYQEFECMRQEMEGLLYQHGVDIVFSGHVHAYERMNRVFNYTLDPCGPVYITIGDGGNIEKIDIDHADDPGKCPSPGDNHPEFGGVCHLNFTSGPAKGKFCWERQPEWSAFRESSFGHGILEVVNSTYALWTWHRNQDAYGEHSVGDQIYIVREPDKCLLQPRGLIPQDCPSAGCPSSTLSSTSGAEQAAKNGRLLWTTTCMILISTVL, encoded by the exons ATGGGCGCCATGGCCACCAGCACCATCGCCGGCACCCTCCACAGCCGCCACCTCCATTGCCGCACTCTCCTGCTGCTATTACCGTACCTCCCGATCGCGTTCCTACTCGTCGACGGCGGCGGCATTCCGACGACGCTGGACGGCCCGTTCACGCCGGCCACCCGCGCGTTCGACCGCTCGCTGCGGCAGGGCAGCGAGGACGTCCCGCTCTCCGACCCCCGCCTGGCCCCGCGCGCGCGCCCGCCGTCCCCGGAGCAGATCGCGCTCGCCGCCTCGGCCGACCCCACCTCGCTCTGGGTCTCCTGGGTCACGGGCCGCGCCCAGGTCGGCTCCCACCTCACCCCTCTCGACCCCACCGCCGTCCGCAGCGAGGTCTGGTACGGCGAGCGCCCCGCCTCCGCCGACACCGTCGCCCACCCGCACCACGTGGCGAGGGGCTCGGCGGAGGTCTACAGCCAGCTCTACCCGTACCCGGGCCTCCTCAACTACACCTCCGGCGTCATCCACCACGTCCGGCTCGTGGGCCTGAGGCCGTCCACCCGCTACTACTACCGTTGCGGCGACAGCTCCCTCAAGGGCGGCCTCAGCGATGAGCGCTCTTTCGTGACGCTGCCCGCGCCGGCGCCGGACGCATACCCTCGTCGCGTCGCGGTGGTCGGGGACCTTGGGCTCACCGGCAACTCCACCTCCACCGTCGACCACCTCGCCAGGAACGACCCGTCCATGATCTTGATGGTCGGCGACATGACGTACGCCAACCAGTACCGCACCACCGGCGGCAGAGGCGTCCCCTGCTTCTCCTGTTCCTTCCCAGACGCCCCGATTCGGGAGTCCTACCAGCCGCGATGGGACGGCTGGGGAAG ATTCATGGAGCCGCTTGCATCGAGGGTGACAATGATGATGACCGAAGGGAACCACGAGATCGAGCCACAGGGGCACGGCGGAGCCGCGACCTTCGCCTCCTACTTGGCGCGCTTCGCTGTGCCGTCGGAGGAGTCTGGATCCAACACCAAGTTCTACTACTCGTTCAACGCGGGTGGTATTCACTTCATCATGCTTGGTGCCTATGTCGACTACAATCGCACAG GAGCTCAGTACTCGTGGTTAGAGAAGGATCTGCACAAAGTTGATCGACGAGTCACACCATGGGTTGTCGCTTCTTGGCACACGCCGTGGTATAACAGCTATTCCTCGCACTACCAGGAATTTGAGTGTATGAGGCAAGAAATGGAAGGACTCCTCTATCAACATGGGGTCGACATTGTCTTCTCAGGCCAT GTACACGCATACGAAAGGATGAACCGGGTGTTCAACTACACGTTGGACCCGTGCGGGCCGGTTTACATTACGATCGGGGATGGCGGTAACATTGAGAAAATCGACATTGATCATGCAGATGACCCTGGAAAGTGCCCCTCACCAGGTGACAACCACCCTGAATTTGGTGGAGTCTGCCATCTGAACTTCACTTCTGGTCCTGCCAAGGGGAAATTTTGCTGGGAACGACAGCCGGAATGGAGCGCATTCAGGGAAAGCAGTTTCGGCCACGGTATTTTAGAG GTTGTGAATTCGACATATGCCTTGTGGACATGGCACCGGAACCAGGATGCATACGGAGAACACAGTGTGGGAGATCAGATCTATATAGTACGGGAACCCGACAAGTGCCTATTGCAGCCAAGGGGTCTGATTCCGCAAGACTG TCCCTCGGCGGGATGCCCTTCTTCAACATTAAGTAGCACCTCAGGTGCTGAACAAGCTGCTAAAAATGGCCGGCTCCTTTGGACTACTACATGTATGATTTTGATCAGTACGGTTTTGTAG
- the LOC119301289 gene encoding purple acid phosphatase 23-like isoform X3, giving the protein MGAMATSTIAGTLHSRHLHCRTLLLLLPYLPIAFLLVDGGGIPTTLDGPFTPATRAFDRSLRQGSEDVPLSDPRLAPRARPPSPEQIALAASADPTSLWVSWVTGRAQVGSHLTPLDPTAVRSEVWYGERPASADTVAHPHHVARGSAEVYSQLYPYPGLLNYTSGVIHHVRLVGLRPSTRYYYRCGDSSLKGGLSDERSFVTLPAPAPDAYPRRVAVVGDLGLTGNSTSTVDHLARNDPSMILMVGDMTYANQYRTTGGRGVPCFSCSFPDAPIRESYQPRWDGWGRFMEPLASRVTMMMTEGNHEIEPQGHGGAATFASYLARFAVPSEESGSNTKFYYSFNAGGIHFIMLGAYVDYNRTGAQYSWLEKDLHKVDRRVTPWVVASWHTPWYNSYSSHYQEFECMRQEMEGLLYQHGVDIVFSGHVHAYERMNRVFNYTLDPCGPVYITIGDGGNIEKIDIDHADDPGKCPSPGDNHPEFGGVCHLNFTSGPAKGKFCWERQPEWSAFRESSFGHGILEVVNSTYALWTWHRNQDAYGEHSVGDQIYIVREPDKCLLQPRGQSLGGMPFFNIK; this is encoded by the exons ATGGGCGCCATGGCCACCAGCACCATCGCCGGCACCCTCCACAGCCGCCACCTCCATTGCCGCACTCTCCTGCTGCTATTACCGTACCTCCCGATCGCGTTCCTACTCGTCGACGGCGGCGGCATTCCGACGACGCTGGACGGCCCGTTCACGCCGGCCACCCGCGCGTTCGACCGCTCGCTGCGGCAGGGCAGCGAGGACGTCCCGCTCTCCGACCCCCGCCTGGCCCCGCGCGCGCGCCCGCCGTCCCCGGAGCAGATCGCGCTCGCCGCCTCGGCCGACCCCACCTCGCTCTGGGTCTCCTGGGTCACGGGCCGCGCCCAGGTCGGCTCCCACCTCACCCCTCTCGACCCCACCGCCGTCCGCAGCGAGGTCTGGTACGGCGAGCGCCCCGCCTCCGCCGACACCGTCGCCCACCCGCACCACGTGGCGAGGGGCTCGGCGGAGGTCTACAGCCAGCTCTACCCGTACCCGGGCCTCCTCAACTACACCTCCGGCGTCATCCACCACGTCCGGCTCGTGGGCCTGAGGCCGTCCACCCGCTACTACTACCGTTGCGGCGACAGCTCCCTCAAGGGCGGCCTCAGCGATGAGCGCTCTTTCGTGACGCTGCCCGCGCCGGCGCCGGACGCATACCCTCGTCGCGTCGCGGTGGTCGGGGACCTTGGGCTCACCGGCAACTCCACCTCCACCGTCGACCACCTCGCCAGGAACGACCCGTCCATGATCTTGATGGTCGGCGACATGACGTACGCCAACCAGTACCGCACCACCGGCGGCAGAGGCGTCCCCTGCTTCTCCTGTTCCTTCCCAGACGCCCCGATTCGGGAGTCCTACCAGCCGCGATGGGACGGCTGGGGAAG ATTCATGGAGCCGCTTGCATCGAGGGTGACAATGATGATGACCGAAGGGAACCACGAGATCGAGCCACAGGGGCACGGCGGAGCCGCGACCTTCGCCTCCTACTTGGCGCGCTTCGCTGTGCCGTCGGAGGAGTCTGGATCCAACACCAAGTTCTACTACTCGTTCAACGCGGGTGGTATTCACTTCATCATGCTTGGTGCCTATGTCGACTACAATCGCACAG GAGCTCAGTACTCGTGGTTAGAGAAGGATCTGCACAAAGTTGATCGACGAGTCACACCATGGGTTGTCGCTTCTTGGCACACGCCGTGGTATAACAGCTATTCCTCGCACTACCAGGAATTTGAGTGTATGAGGCAAGAAATGGAAGGACTCCTCTATCAACATGGGGTCGACATTGTCTTCTCAGGCCAT GTACACGCATACGAAAGGATGAACCGGGTGTTCAACTACACGTTGGACCCGTGCGGGCCGGTTTACATTACGATCGGGGATGGCGGTAACATTGAGAAAATCGACATTGATCATGCAGATGACCCTGGAAAGTGCCCCTCACCAGGTGACAACCACCCTGAATTTGGTGGAGTCTGCCATCTGAACTTCACTTCTGGTCCTGCCAAGGGGAAATTTTGCTGGGAACGACAGCCGGAATGGAGCGCATTCAGGGAAAGCAGTTTCGGCCACGGTATTTTAGAG GTTGTGAATTCGACATATGCCTTGTGGACATGGCACCGGAACCAGGATGCATACGGAGAACACAGTGTGGGAGATCAGATCTATATAGTACGGGAACCCGACAAGTGCCTATTGCAGCCAAGGG GACAGTCCCTCGGCGGGATGCCCTTCTTCAACATTAAGTAG
- the LOC119301289 gene encoding purple acid phosphatase 23-like isoform X2 produces MGAMATSTIAGTLHSRHLHCRTLLLLLPYLPIAFLLVDGGGIPTTLDGPFTPATRAFDRSLRQGSEDVPLSDPRLAPRARPPSPEQIALAASADPTSLWVSWVTGRAQVGSHLTPLDPTAVRSEVWYGERPASADTVAHPHHVARGSAEVYSQLYPYPGLLNYTSGVIHHVRLVGLRPSTRYYYRCGDSSLKGGLSDERSFVTLPAPAPDAYPRRVAVVGDLGLTGNSTSTVDHLARNDPSMILMVGDMTYANQYRTTGGRGVPCFSCSFPDAPIRESYQPRWDGWGRFMEPLASRVTMMMTEGNHEIEPQGHGGAATFASYLARFAVPSEESGSNTKFYYSFNAGGIHFIMLGAYVDYNRTGAQYSWLEKDLHKVDRRVTPWVVASWHTPWYNSYSSHYQEFECMRQEMEGLLYQHGVDIVFSGHVHAYERMNRVFNYTLDPCGPVYITIGDGGNIEKIDIDHADDPGKCPSPGDNHPEFGGVCHLNFTSGPAKGKFCWERQPEWSAFRESSFGHGILEVVNSTYALWTWHRNQDAYGEHSVGDQIYIVREPDKCLLQPRGLIPQDWTVPRRDALLQH; encoded by the exons ATGGGCGCCATGGCCACCAGCACCATCGCCGGCACCCTCCACAGCCGCCACCTCCATTGCCGCACTCTCCTGCTGCTATTACCGTACCTCCCGATCGCGTTCCTACTCGTCGACGGCGGCGGCATTCCGACGACGCTGGACGGCCCGTTCACGCCGGCCACCCGCGCGTTCGACCGCTCGCTGCGGCAGGGCAGCGAGGACGTCCCGCTCTCCGACCCCCGCCTGGCCCCGCGCGCGCGCCCGCCGTCCCCGGAGCAGATCGCGCTCGCCGCCTCGGCCGACCCCACCTCGCTCTGGGTCTCCTGGGTCACGGGCCGCGCCCAGGTCGGCTCCCACCTCACCCCTCTCGACCCCACCGCCGTCCGCAGCGAGGTCTGGTACGGCGAGCGCCCCGCCTCCGCCGACACCGTCGCCCACCCGCACCACGTGGCGAGGGGCTCGGCGGAGGTCTACAGCCAGCTCTACCCGTACCCGGGCCTCCTCAACTACACCTCCGGCGTCATCCACCACGTCCGGCTCGTGGGCCTGAGGCCGTCCACCCGCTACTACTACCGTTGCGGCGACAGCTCCCTCAAGGGCGGCCTCAGCGATGAGCGCTCTTTCGTGACGCTGCCCGCGCCGGCGCCGGACGCATACCCTCGTCGCGTCGCGGTGGTCGGGGACCTTGGGCTCACCGGCAACTCCACCTCCACCGTCGACCACCTCGCCAGGAACGACCCGTCCATGATCTTGATGGTCGGCGACATGACGTACGCCAACCAGTACCGCACCACCGGCGGCAGAGGCGTCCCCTGCTTCTCCTGTTCCTTCCCAGACGCCCCGATTCGGGAGTCCTACCAGCCGCGATGGGACGGCTGGGGAAG ATTCATGGAGCCGCTTGCATCGAGGGTGACAATGATGATGACCGAAGGGAACCACGAGATCGAGCCACAGGGGCACGGCGGAGCCGCGACCTTCGCCTCCTACTTGGCGCGCTTCGCTGTGCCGTCGGAGGAGTCTGGATCCAACACCAAGTTCTACTACTCGTTCAACGCGGGTGGTATTCACTTCATCATGCTTGGTGCCTATGTCGACTACAATCGCACAG GAGCTCAGTACTCGTGGTTAGAGAAGGATCTGCACAAAGTTGATCGACGAGTCACACCATGGGTTGTCGCTTCTTGGCACACGCCGTGGTATAACAGCTATTCCTCGCACTACCAGGAATTTGAGTGTATGAGGCAAGAAATGGAAGGACTCCTCTATCAACATGGGGTCGACATTGTCTTCTCAGGCCAT GTACACGCATACGAAAGGATGAACCGGGTGTTCAACTACACGTTGGACCCGTGCGGGCCGGTTTACATTACGATCGGGGATGGCGGTAACATTGAGAAAATCGACATTGATCATGCAGATGACCCTGGAAAGTGCCCCTCACCAGGTGACAACCACCCTGAATTTGGTGGAGTCTGCCATCTGAACTTCACTTCTGGTCCTGCCAAGGGGAAATTTTGCTGGGAACGACAGCCGGAATGGAGCGCATTCAGGGAAAGCAGTTTCGGCCACGGTATTTTAGAG GTTGTGAATTCGACATATGCCTTGTGGACATGGCACCGGAACCAGGATGCATACGGAGAACACAGTGTGGGAGATCAGATCTATATAGTACGGGAACCCGACAAGTGCCTATTGCAGCCAAGGGGTCTGATTCCGCAAGACTG GACAGTCCCTCGGCGGGATGCCCTTCTTCAACATTAA
- the LOC119301289 gene encoding purple acid phosphatase 23-like isoform X4, whose amino-acid sequence MGAMATSTIAGTLHSRHLHCRTLLLLLPYLPIAFLLVDGGGIPTTLDGPFTPATRAFDRSLRQGSEDVPLSDPRLAPRARPPSPEQIALAASADPTSLWVSWVTGRAQVGSHLTPLDPTAVRSEVWYGERPASADTVAHPHHVARGSAEVYSQLYPYPGLLNYTSGVIHHVRLVGLRPSTRYYYRCGDSSLKGGLSDERSFVTLPAPAPDAYPRRVAVVGDLGLTGNSTSTVDHLARNDPSMILMVGDMTYANQYRTTGGRGVPCFSCSFPDAPIRESYQPRWDGWGRFMEPLASRVTMMMTEGNHEIEPQGHGGAATFASYLARFAVPSEESGSNTKFYYSFNAGGIHFIMLGAYVDYNRTGAQYSWLEKDLHKVDRRVTPWVVASWHTPWYNSYSSHYQEFECMRQEMEGLLYQHGVDIVFSGHVHAYERMNRVFNYTLDPCGPVYITIGDGGNIEKIDIDHADDPGKCPSPGDNHPEFGGVCHLNFTSGPAKGKFCWERQPEWSAFRESSFGHGILEVVNSTYALWTWHRNQDAYGEHSVGDQIYIVREPDKCLLQPRVPRRDALLQH is encoded by the exons ATGGGCGCCATGGCCACCAGCACCATCGCCGGCACCCTCCACAGCCGCCACCTCCATTGCCGCACTCTCCTGCTGCTATTACCGTACCTCCCGATCGCGTTCCTACTCGTCGACGGCGGCGGCATTCCGACGACGCTGGACGGCCCGTTCACGCCGGCCACCCGCGCGTTCGACCGCTCGCTGCGGCAGGGCAGCGAGGACGTCCCGCTCTCCGACCCCCGCCTGGCCCCGCGCGCGCGCCCGCCGTCCCCGGAGCAGATCGCGCTCGCCGCCTCGGCCGACCCCACCTCGCTCTGGGTCTCCTGGGTCACGGGCCGCGCCCAGGTCGGCTCCCACCTCACCCCTCTCGACCCCACCGCCGTCCGCAGCGAGGTCTGGTACGGCGAGCGCCCCGCCTCCGCCGACACCGTCGCCCACCCGCACCACGTGGCGAGGGGCTCGGCGGAGGTCTACAGCCAGCTCTACCCGTACCCGGGCCTCCTCAACTACACCTCCGGCGTCATCCACCACGTCCGGCTCGTGGGCCTGAGGCCGTCCACCCGCTACTACTACCGTTGCGGCGACAGCTCCCTCAAGGGCGGCCTCAGCGATGAGCGCTCTTTCGTGACGCTGCCCGCGCCGGCGCCGGACGCATACCCTCGTCGCGTCGCGGTGGTCGGGGACCTTGGGCTCACCGGCAACTCCACCTCCACCGTCGACCACCTCGCCAGGAACGACCCGTCCATGATCTTGATGGTCGGCGACATGACGTACGCCAACCAGTACCGCACCACCGGCGGCAGAGGCGTCCCCTGCTTCTCCTGTTCCTTCCCAGACGCCCCGATTCGGGAGTCCTACCAGCCGCGATGGGACGGCTGGGGAAG ATTCATGGAGCCGCTTGCATCGAGGGTGACAATGATGATGACCGAAGGGAACCACGAGATCGAGCCACAGGGGCACGGCGGAGCCGCGACCTTCGCCTCCTACTTGGCGCGCTTCGCTGTGCCGTCGGAGGAGTCTGGATCCAACACCAAGTTCTACTACTCGTTCAACGCGGGTGGTATTCACTTCATCATGCTTGGTGCCTATGTCGACTACAATCGCACAG GAGCTCAGTACTCGTGGTTAGAGAAGGATCTGCACAAAGTTGATCGACGAGTCACACCATGGGTTGTCGCTTCTTGGCACACGCCGTGGTATAACAGCTATTCCTCGCACTACCAGGAATTTGAGTGTATGAGGCAAGAAATGGAAGGACTCCTCTATCAACATGGGGTCGACATTGTCTTCTCAGGCCAT GTACACGCATACGAAAGGATGAACCGGGTGTTCAACTACACGTTGGACCCGTGCGGGCCGGTTTACATTACGATCGGGGATGGCGGTAACATTGAGAAAATCGACATTGATCATGCAGATGACCCTGGAAAGTGCCCCTCACCAGGTGACAACCACCCTGAATTTGGTGGAGTCTGCCATCTGAACTTCACTTCTGGTCCTGCCAAGGGGAAATTTTGCTGGGAACGACAGCCGGAATGGAGCGCATTCAGGGAAAGCAGTTTCGGCCACGGTATTTTAGAG GTTGTGAATTCGACATATGCCTTGTGGACATGGCACCGGAACCAGGATGCATACGGAGAACACAGTGTGGGAGATCAGATCTATATAGTACGGGAACCCGACAAGTGCCTATTGCAGCCAAGGG TCCCTCGGCGGGATGCCCTTCTTCAACATTAA
- the LOC119301290 gene encoding iron-sulfur assembly protein IscA-like 2, mitochondrial codes for MASVRPPLRRLALLLNSRIRANNRFLASASTSTSSYPTAAAAGTATTETPAPEEPEVVSMTDNCVRRLKELHTKEPSAKGNMLRLSVEAGGCSGFQYTFSLDSKENADDRVFEKNGVKLVVDNVSYDFVKGSTIDYVEELISSAFVVSTNPSAVGGCSCKSSFMVK; via the exons ATGGCCTCGGTTAGGCCCCCTCTCCGCCGCCTCGCGCTGCTGCTTAACAGCCGCATCCGCGCCAACAACCGCTTCctcgcctccgcctccacctccacctcctcctaccccaccgccgccgcagccggcaCCGCCACCACCGagacgccggcgccggaggagccgGAGGTCGTCAGCATGACGGATAACTGCGTCCGT AGACTCAAAGAGTTGCATACTAAAGAACCATCTGCTAAGGGCAACATGTTGCGCTTGAGCGTTGAAGCTGGTGGCTGTTCTGGATTCCAGTACACCTTCTCACTGGATAGCAAGGAAAATGCTGATGATAG GGTCTTCGAGAAGAATGGTGTTAAGTTGGTTGTCGACAATGTCTCATACGACTTCGTGAAAGGTTCAACAATCGATTATGTAGAGGAATTGATAAGCTCAGCATTTGTG GTTTCAACCAATCCAAGTGCTGTTGGAGGCTGCAGCTGCAAGAGTTCCTTCATGGTTAAATAA
- the LOC119301291 gene encoding carotenoid 9,10(9',10')-cleavage dioxygenase 1-like, which yields MLKATTSPPHALRPSRACYRPAFSLSARTSSSPLTSNPKKSLIQELQRQLSSRINDASLVLKNAPQRLLDAIVDSTFKFTHQALLPSESNFAPVDEIGGSVEILQIEGEIPKDFPEGVYIRNGSNPLFGALHSTVSVFGESSEIWVEGEGMLHALYFTKTGSASSWSVSYDNRYVQSETLKIEQGRRKPCFLPAIEGDSAAIIVAYILNYLRFGKVNKNITNTNVFEHAGRVYAVAESHQPQEICIQNLETGNTWDIGGEWDRPFTAHPKVAPGSGELVIFGSDAKKPFLVVGVVSDDGTKLKHKVDLKLNRSTLCHDIGVTLKYNIIIDIPLTIDIGRLTTGGQLIEFEKEGYARIGIMPRYGDAESVMWFDVEPFCMFHLINCFEEGDEVVVQGLRSADSVIPGPRLNKQDILPERSELKKDGKAMKQGINEKLFSRLFEWRLNLRTKTVSGEYLTGTECSLEFPMINNHYTGVRHSYGYAQIVDSLTRSAGSSEKVLPKYGGFAKLCLEERENTETSAEDLIKMEIHRLSEDEFCSGASFVQRVGGSHEDDGWIISFVHNERTNTSQVHIIDTQKFEGAPVAKITLPQRVPYGFHGTFVHNNIHGHVNTRSEKKLDSLKFIY from the exons ATGCTGAAAGCTACTACCTCTCCTCCACATGCCTTGAGGCCGTCCCGTGCCTGCTACAGGCCGGCTTTCTCTCTCAGTGCAAGAACTTCGTCCTCGCCTCTAACCTCCAACCCAAAG AAATCTTTGATCCAGGAGCTACAAAGGCAGCTCTCTTCCAGGATCAACGATGCCTCACTGGTGCTGAAGAATGCGCCGCAGAGGCTTCTGGATGCAATAGTTGACTCAACCTTCAAGTTTACTCATCAAGCTCTGCTCCCATCTGAG AGCAACTTTGCACCGGTCGATGAGATCGGTGGATCCGTAGAGATACTCCAGATTGAAGGAGAGATACCCAAAGATTTCCCCGAGGGTGTATACATCAGAAATG GTTCCAATCCTCTCTTTGGCGCCCTCCATTCGACGGTCTCCGTCTTTGGGGAGTCCAGTGAGATATGGGTTGAGGGCGAGGGCATGCTCCATGCCCTGTACTTCACCAAGACCGGTTCAGCTTCTTCTTGGTCAGTCTCCTACGACAATCGCTACGTGCAATCCGAAACATTGAAGATCGAACAAGGCCGCCGGAAACCATGCTTCCTCCCTGCTATCGAGGGTGACTCGGCAGCCATCATCGTCGCCTACATTCTCAACTAT CTGAGGTTTGGCAAGGTGAACAAGAACATCACCAACACCAATGTGTTTGAACATGCCGGTAGGGTGTACGCTGTCGCAGAAAGCCATCAGCCCCAGGAAATCTGCATACAAAATCTTGAAACAGGCAATACCTGGGACATTGGTGGGGAGTGGGATCGGCCCTTCACAGCTCACCCAAAG GTAGCTCCTGGATCAGGAGAACTTGTCATCTTTGGCTCAGATGCAAAGAAGCCTTTCCTAGTTGTTGGTGTTGTCTCAG ATGATGGAACCAAACTAAAACATAAAGTTGACCTCAAGCTGAACAGATCTACACTTTGTCACGACATAGGAGTTACTCTGAA GTACAACATAATCATAGATATACCACTTACTATTGACATTGGTAGACTCACTACAGGCGGTCA GCTGATTGAATTTGAGAAGGAAGGTTATGCAAGAATTGGGATTATGCCCCGCTATGGTGACGCAGAGTCAGTTATGTGGTTCGATGTTGAACCATTCTGCATGTTCCATCTTATCAACTGCTTCGAAGAAGGTGATGAG gttgttgttcaaggcctccgttcGGCAGACTCCGTCATACCAGGGCCAAGATTAAACAAACAAGACATACTCCCTGAAAGATCCGAGCTTAAAAAAGATGGCAAGGCCATGAAACAAGGAATTAATGAGAAATTATTCTCTCGCTTGTTTGAATGGAGATTAAACCTGAGAACGAAGACTGTTTCAGGGGAATATTTGACTGGCACCGAGTGCTCCTTGGAATTCCCAATGATCAATAACCACTACACAGGCGTGCGTCATAGTTATGGCTACGCACAAATAGTGGATTCTTTAACAAGATCTGCTGGCAGTAGTGAAAAAG TACTCCCAAAGTATGGGGGCTTTGCAAAACTATGCCTTGAGGAGAGAGAGAATACAGAG ACATCGGCAGAAGATCTAATAAAGATGGAAATTCATCGGCTTAGTGAAGATGAGTTCTGCTCTGGAGCATCATTTGTTCAAAGAGTTGGTGGCTCACATGAAGATGATGGATGGATAATTTCTTTTGTACATAATGAAAGAACAAATACGTCACAG GTGCACATTATTGATACCCAAAAATTTGAAGGAGCTCCTGTTGCAAAAATAACATTGCCACAAAGAGTGCCCTATGGCTTTCATGGAACTTTTGTCCATAACAACATACATGGGCACGTGAATACCAGATCAGAAAAAAAACTGGACAGCTTAaagttcatatattga